The nucleotide sequence aattattttttttaaaaaaggaaaaaaactgtTTTCCCCAATCAAATATTAAACAAACATAAACATGGAATATTTTAGAGTACCCACATATAGGCAACAAAAATACCTATCAGTGTATGTTCAAAAAGTatatattaaattaaaattttaaaatgagttataCATGCTTTCAAATAACTATTTCTATATTTTAGAGTTCAAATAACTTGTAATTATTTAGGAACCTTAGCTTCAGAACTGAATGGaatcttttttaataattttattggcatataaattacatatcaaaagttcaatcatattaagaagagttacgCAATCAtcacacaatcaattttagaccattttccTCTTCCATACTTATTGCTgttagctccccgtttccccctGATTTCCCCTGCCCTGTCCCTAGgtgtacctatcctagatttcgtatacagaaaaacaaacaagaaataagcaaaaccaacaacaacgactagacaaaacagaaaaacctcacttgaaaagaaagcagaaaatattaaaaactgaaataatttttaaatggatcCAAAAGGAGATCCAATGCTGAGGTATTTATAGTTTCCCGACTGCATCTTGCTGCAGCCAACGCGACAAGGCTCTGTCCGCAGCGAGGATGTGCCCATCCCTAGACTAGGATCGAGGGAGTCACCAGACGCTAGCCAGGTGGGGACCCTTTCATTGCATGTGGCCTCCCACTGTGAGCGcaccatttaaaacaaaacatggccatcaagttgattctgactcgtggcaacgcAGGGGTGTCGAACtggtggcccgcaggccacatgcagcccccgAGGTCATTTTTTGTGGCcgggatgctctgaaataaaatgaaaatcggaaaaaattgttatgaagtaaATAGCGCGAtggggagatggaggcaataccacacacacaattccctcattacatCTTATTTCAGAGCACCGTGGGCCACAAATGATTATCTCAGAGGCCTGCAGCCCTCAGGCCGCCAGTCTGACACCCCTGCCCTATAGCATAGGGTGGAAGTGCCccaaaactgtagctccttatgggagcagaaagcctcatctttctcctgaggagctgctcttggtttcaaactgccggccttgtggctagcagcccaacattctGCTAccattgtcatccacagccttctacaaacgaGATCAGAAGGTAAGCTCTGAAAGCATTCTCCTTCAGACTTGGAGTTCACTATTCACGGTCCTTGGATCGCGCAgaatggggtgcttcttccatgtagaattAATCAGGTGGCGCTTGTTTGAGGGCCGCAAACactattccttctgagagctggcCACCATCTGGTTTCTGCACCCTAAGCTGCAGTTCCCATATCGTGAGGGATCTCTTCATGGGGCTGAGTGTCAAAGAAGGCCACGtcagaagaactaattgttcttagattagggctatgattGTGAGCCCGAAACCCAGTGAACAAAATCTTGAACACAGACTTCAATTCATGCAGATTCTATTTATTCCATCCTGTAAATTATCTCATCTACTGATCATTATGCTAAAATAGGTTATGCCTGGTTCTAATGAGAAATCTGTAAATAATACTACAATGATTCCATTAGTTAACATTGAAAGGTTTGTTGATgttccttcatttaaaaaaattttaaatgatagcATATCATTTAATCAATTTATTTTGTTGACCAGCACAACTTAAAATCTGTCCTCAAAATTCCATACAGCtctgaagtaaaataaaattcttcaagGAAATGAAACATCATCCTGACTACAAGACCCCTCACCGGACTGttctggtttgattttttttaaaccagtCCCATGAATAACCTTGTTCATAATTATGCTAAACATACATTTTGGAGTGcaacatacatatgaggtgaaaAACAAGAACTGAACGGCAGAAGTTCCTTAATTCGAACTCAGACATTCACTCGGCTTTACTTATAATAAACCATTATAAAACTAATTGCAACCATAGGCCTGTATTTCTCTTCTTACGCATCACCTAGAAAGCGGTCAGAAGCATGTACCAAACACCCTAAGTGGGAAGAGGGGAGAAGAGACGATCCTTTAAGTCGCCCCTAGACTCAGGGTCACCTACCTCTGGAAGAAAGCACTCTCTGCAGAAGTCAGGAGGCCCCTCAGGTAGCCGCCTTTGAAATGGTTAATTCTGCTGCTGCAAGGAAGCTTCTTTGGTTTGAAGCAGAACCAGGGCTCGCCGGTGTAGACATCTGTAAAGTTGCACAGGGGCACACCCTCCGGGAGACACACATTGCACTCAGTAGTTTCAGAAACTCTTCCCGAACGGAAGAGGCTCTTGAAATAGACCCTGTCTGGcttttcttcctgcagctgatggAGGACTCTGATCCCCTCGCTGGGGTGGACCAGGGATATGGACACTTTCACTTTGCCAGGCCAGAGCAGAGTGAAAAAGACCTTGTAAAACCCATTCTGGTAGTCGACCACTCTGCCCACGGCCCCAGCCTGGAGTTTGGGCGAGTGGATTCTGGCCTGCAGGTAATCTCCGCCGTACTTCTTGGGCTGTCGTTGAAAATCCTGCACGTGAACGATCACCTCCAGTTGGCTTCCCACGTCAAAGAAGGCTGCAGCGTTCAGGATGACAAAGTAACTGGAAGAAGGGTCGGTGCTCTTAACAAAAGGGACTGGGCCCATGTCAGGCACCTGCCTCTGCAGGGCCGCCAGCAAGGAGTTCTCCTCCATGCGCTCCTGGAGCGACAAGGTCTGGTGGTCATAGCCACAGAAGGGACTCCGGCTGATACCTGTCACCTGGGGGGAAAGAAATTGTCCACTGCTGTCGATGAACGTGGCTGAGACGGTCTCATGGTCCAGGTTCTGAGAGAAAGacacaaacaacagaaagaagAGCCGCGATCAATGTCGTTACGTGCAGCCGGAGAAATCTCGGTTGACGTCTCAGCATTAACCAAGCCACCTGGGGTGACGTCGGTTCACACACCAGAGTTCACAGGTTTTACAGGGctgtcttatgacaatccatttaAATCGGGAGGGGGATGCGTAAAGGCAACGGGGCCACATTGTAAAGAAGACTGAGGTCGGAGGATGTTGTCCTGCTGATTAAACACTCTGCAGGTGCGGAATCAGAAAGGAGACCCGGAGAACTATTTTAGCTATCAGGTAGCGGAGGAACACTCAGAGCAGGTAACTTGATGAAGATCAGCTAGCTGGTCAGAGGAGGCCTAGATCCTCTGCTATCAACCCACGCGCAAGCTAGGTGACACGCACTACAGTGAATGGGCCTGCCGAGCAACACGATCGATGGATCCCAAAACAAATTGTCCTTCTGAAGTACTTATTTGTCCAAATGGCTACTAGAGTAATATTTTAACCGCTGCATGACACACACTGGGCTGCGAGCCacgtggtcggcagtttgaaaccatgggaGGAAGGCTGGGCTGTCTGCTAGGGTCAGCAGCTACAGTTTGGGACTCCACAGCGGGTCACTGCACACGGGCACCGACTCCACGTCAGCGAGCATGACAGAAGGCCTGACAAGCTGTGGGCGACATCAAGAACGTCACGGAGAGTGAAAGCAGGCTGTCACTGGACAGAAAGAATTCAAGTGAAGGTCAGAAGAGCCTCTGGcccttgctcttaatcacagagtagcaaAAGCAGATGGAACAGACGAAGATGGAAGAGAGCTGAACAGGCGCGGCACTTCACCAGATTCGGGTGGAAAACCATCCAAGGGtccgcagacagacctggaaccatTTATAGGCCTTCTTTTTTgcttcttcttttgtctttttctccTGTCGGTCTGTATAAGATCCGCAGGATaaccaatccagaggagaaagtaACAGGGGCAACGGCTCTggagggacacgggagagggggaggggtgagagagggagggggtagacaacaaacccagggacacgggGACAATAATAGATCTAAAATcgatagcaaggagggtgtagaataccTGGTGGGGGTTAATCAattgcaatgtagccgagagaaagtactgagggtcgaatgaaggtcaaacatggtagtgggacaggaggaaagtgaaaagaaatagaggaaagaactaggaggtaaaagacatttatagaggtataaacataggcatgcacatatgtaaataaataaatatattaatgtgGATATAAGTctagatacatatatttaaatgctaaatatgaaggtagcagaaggacattgggtctctacttaggtactccctcaacgcaagaacactttgttctattaacctggcatgctgtgatgctcaccttcctgacataatcactgaagtcaaaatgggtgcataagcaaatgtggtgaagaaagctgattgtgcccagctattaaaagttacagcatctggggtctcaaagtcttgaagttaaataaaCAGCCAGCTAGCAGAAGTAAGTGGCCATctaaagaagcaacaagcccacatgaaagaagcataccagcctgtgtgaccataaggTCTCGACAGGataaggtatcagaagacccaaaacaaacaaatatattgatgcaaataatGGGgatggagaggagacccaaagcccctctgtagacagataaacccctcaggaacagtaatgggaggagcaataccatgagggtaaggagaaggtagggggaaaaggggaaaaatggggaaccgactacaatgatcaacctataacacactccccaccccctccctagggggaatgaacaacagaaacatgggcaaagAGAGACAGtggaaggtgtaagatatgaatataataatcatttatcaggggtccatgagggtaggagggggggggagggaaaaagaaaaactgtcaccaaagactcaagtagaaagaaaatgttttcaaaaggatgatggcaacatatgtacaaatgtgtttgatacaagtgatgtatggattgttataagacctgaagagagcccccaatgaaatgatttataaacatatttttaaaagctgaaTAGATATTTTCAAAGGACAGTCGAGGAAGACAGAGTAGAGTGTGGTGAGGAACTGTGTAAACACCTGgagtaagaaaaccaaaataaacagTCAGCATATCTCAGGCTGAAACAAATGAGGAAAAAGTACAGCTGCCAGCTGTGAGATGGAAGGATTCCCTGGGCGAAACATTTACTGGTGCAGGAATCATGAAAACCACGAATACACTGCACGGAGGCACTGCCAGAGAGAACTGGTCACTACCATTCAGCCTTTTCAAGAAGTAGCGTGGGATGGTATATGGGTGTAATattaactttctttggaatgagccaaAAATACTctcccagtcagctggccaagtaactGTTCTCCAAATTCCTTGGTGTAGGCTGGATCATGCCAGTGCCCCAGAGGGGCAGAGAACAGAGTGGGCAGGGGTGCCCATTTTGGGATAGAGTGATATACAccaaaagccaaattcactggaatcaagtcaattccaactcatggcaggcAACCTTATGAGaaaggacagaactgtccctgtgggtttctgagactgtatatctttacaggactagaaagcttcATTTCTCTTCTGCAGAGCTAccagcggtttcaaactgctggccctgcagtTCATGACCCAGTGCATAACCCGCTACTCCACCAGGGCACCTCTACTGATGTCTACTTAGCTCAGCCACTTATTATAACCAGAGAGGGGACAAACATGGAGACACATCAGGTAAGGCCTAGAATAGTTCTTAGCACAGGCCTTCCATTTCCCCCAGGTACCTGGGTGgatgttcttttttttatttatttaatcattttattgggggctcgtacaatgcttatcacaatccatacatccaaccattgtgccaagcacatttgtacactcgttgccatcatcattctcaaaatatttgctttctacttgagcccttggtatcagtgcctcatttttccctccctccctccctcatcctccttccctcactaacccttgataatttattaatcttttttcatgtctcatactgtccgatgtctcccttcacccacttttctgttgtctgtccccaggaaggagattatatgtagatcactgtgatcagttccccctttccactccaccttccctttcccctcccggtatcgccactctcgccactggtcctgaggggttcatctgtcctggattccctgtgtttccagttcctatctgtaccattgtacatcctctggtctagccggatttgtaaggtagaattggggtcatgatggtgggagggaggaagcattaaagaactagaggaaagttgtaagtttcattagtgctagcctgtaccctgactagctcatctcctccccgcagcccttctgtacCAGATGTCCAGTGAAAACCCGGTTGTGAGCATCCCCTTCAATGAATATGCATGGACACATTAGAGCCCCGCCCACCCCAGCTCAGTTGGCCAGGTGTGGAGCCTATGGAGCTACTACTAGCCCCGCTTTTTCGGAAAACAAAGGCATCTGGATTGATTGGGCTATTTTCAGTAACCAGCATCGGGGACCCGTCTAAGATCTATACCCCACAAACCTAGTGCTCACCTCTACCATTAATTCAGTTGTTTGTACCATAAATTAACTTTCATAATGTGAAGGCCACTGCGAAGCACAATGGGGAGTACAATGATGAGTAAGATCTAATGAAGTCCTCCCTCCAAAGAGCACAATACCACTGTAAATGACACTAATCTCCTAGAAAGCCATGGGCATTAATAAGGTTTTTCAATATGTAAAACCTTCTCTGGGTCACTGCTTACTCCTTTGCGACCTGCTTTATTCTGCTATGGGAGCACATGCGGGAAAACTCTCCACGTGCCATAAATGGAATGGCAGGACTTGTACCTTAGGATATACAATCTTTGTGTGGGAGTTAATTATCCTGCACCATATTACCGAAGGAAGCAAAATAGTCTTTCTAGCAGGGCTGTTTTGAAATGGTATCTAAAAGACCCTGTGGAACACACAGGGAACCTTCCAAAGCACAAATGTGAAAACAGGAGACAAACGTACCTGAAACATCGTCTCCTGGTAATACTGAAATTCAACCCAGAGGCTTACTCCAGAGATCAACTATCACTTCCCAGAGTCTGAGAGGCCGGTGTGACTGCTGATGGGGACAAACTGTCTGAATTAGAATCCTGAGACtgatataaaacttttaaaaacaaaaaacacagggGTGGGTACATGTATGCGTCTGCAATGGAAAGGCACAAAATTGACGCTCCGGGCCACAAGTGTGGGTCGGTGGCTCAGCAGAAAGAGTGATTGCATCAGGGATAAAGGCCATGATGATTGATGATTTgctgaaaataatctgagaaacaatCACATTTTTTAAAGACACTTTTTTCTGTTAAGAAATCCGGAGTGTCTCTACTCTCTAGAAGCATCCATAACAGGTTCTGGGTATAGTCGACATCAGTGTGGAACTGACACCTTTAGTAAATTATGTAAGAATATTTTATAGCCACTTCCgataggacttttttttttaatcatcttattaggggctcatacaattcttatcacaattcttacatccatcaattgtgtaaagcacatctgtccattcattgccctcatcattctcaaaacatttgctctccacctaagcccctggcatcagctcctcatgtttcccctacctccccactcccccccccatgaaccctatataatttataaatgattgctttgtcatatctttcactcactgtctgacttctcccttcacccatttttctgttatccgtccccagggaggaggttatatgcaaatccttataatcggtttgccctttccaccccaccctcccagtatcaccactcaccactggtcctgaagggatcatccgctctggattccctgtgcttctagttcctatctgtaccagtgtagatcccctggtctagccagatttgtaaggtagaattgggatcatgatagtagggcggggggggggagccagtaccctgactggctcgtctcctccccactacccttccataagggatgtccaattgcaatTTTTAACAGAATCACTTTGCATTCTTTAAAGTGCCTTATAAATTTTACCTCGGGAACACAACATGTTTTTCCCCTTGCACAGTGAAACTAGGGGTTCCCCTAAAAATCAGAAAGTGAGTCACACAGGAAATGAGAAAATGTATGGCTTAGCTTTAGAGCATCTTGGCTAATAAAAGCCAATGCGTAAAGAAATGCTATCACTAAGGTGGAACGTTACCCTGAGAAGTATcgcaacaacaaaacagaagagCTTCCTTCTGTACCAAAGTTACTCCACTCCTGTGGCGGCAAATGTAAGTTCACCCGGGCGGAGGGTACCACTAGTCCTTCCTTAGTAGCAAGCACTTGTGAAGTAAGGATTGCTGGAGCCCCAGACAATGGCcctcagtcacccttcaggcctggaactgaactcgccCCCATCATTTTGGCCAAACAAAAGACAGGTCCATGAGGGGACCCACTCATTCCCATGGGGCACGTGCTccctagaataatcaaccatgtaAGATAAAAGAGGCAGCGATGGCCCAAGGTGGAAGGTCAAAGAGTTGAGCAAGGAGGCGGGATGGAAGCAGGAAGCACCGGGAGGGATGGGGATGAGGGATGTTCCACTTGAGGAGATTACAGTGAATGAGATGAAGGAAAAATAAGTGTGTAAATTGTAAGATCATCTCCTTTGCAAATCTTCGCCCAATTCATAATGTAAATGTTTACAAACAAGTACAGGTCAGAAGTTCCCTCATCACCCTTTCCTTTATTTACAGCACTTCTCCAAAAGTGCGTCACTGTCTCGACGATTATGATGATCCGTTTTTGCACACAAAACCAGTCACGTCCACCTTCTTCAACATCAGTCGGCAAGCACATCACAATACAAACCTCAGAAAGACGCTGCCTGACTCagcggacggagtagaactgccctggtggtccTGATGGGAGCAGACGGCCGCATCTTCCGCCCATGGAGGGGCAGGTGGGTGACACTGCTGACCCTGGGCTTGGCGGCTCAATGTGCAACTCCTTTGTACAACCCACGCGGGCATCGGTGCAAGTGCGCATTGTGAGCAGGGCGAGCTTCTCGGTGTCCGAGCACGCCCCCGCGAGGACGCTGGGTACTCACCTCCACCTGAGTGACGGTGATGACCAGCACCGCCACCATCAGCACCGCGAGCACACCGCAAACAAGTCGGAGTTTGAAGAAATGGGTCCACATTGTCTGGCTGTGTCCGGATCACCCATGGCCGACATCCTATTACTTTCCCTCCTCAAAACTCCATTTCTGCTGGCTTGCCCACTTGCTGGTTGGCCTGCCCGTCTTTCTGAGCTGCAGGCCCTTGGTTGGCGTTGATTAAGCCGCACGTTTTGCTTCAAATAACTCCTtcgaagagaggagaggagagaacagATCAACGATTGCCTTGCACTGGGGTCCGGCAAGCAGAAAGGCTGCGCGTTTCCACTTCCAAGGCTTTCTCTGGGGCCCAAAGCAACGGCCCACAGCGCAGTAATAGCTATTCCTTCCCGGACTCCTCCAAGACCCCGTCCCCGTCCCCAGCAAGCCTCTTGGACATGCACAAATATGAGCCCTCGTGCGGAGATGGCAGAATTTCGGTTTCTCCAGAGTGAACGATGGCATCCTTGCCCTTGGGGCGTAGGCGCTGCTCAGAACAGCCCTCCACACGACGCGCCAACATCCTGCCCCCCAGGACTAGCTGCGCATCAGATCAGCCCTTTCTCCAGGGTTTCCCCCGCGCTGGTCTGGAGCCGATCGCATCACAGCGGGCGGCACACAAGCCTCGCTGACGGCGCCCGCGCTTGGTCCTGCACCTGAGGGGCATTGGTCGGGAACAGACCGGGGTGTCCTGTGTGAGAGAACCACCATTGCCCTCTTAAATCAGGTAACATTACTATACGAAATCTATTTAAAGGGCATTAGCAGGCAATCTGGTGTGTTCCTAAAGAGTTCTATACAAATCATCCTGACACTCTCTGGAAAATGAGGCACCCAACCCCTCCAGAGGGGTGACGACGGGAACCAGCGTGTGAGTTTGGGGGGCTTTCGTATCCCCTTCCCactgtgggaggggaggaagcaggtGCGAACTACCAGTTCCCCTGCTCCGTAAGTGGCCCTGGGGGTCCCTCGGGTTAGTGACAAGGAGATGGAGGGAAGAACCCGATGCGGaagctgcgggagaggaaagaggCTTGGGGTGTGGGCgaaggggctcccagagccatccGTGCAGCTGCTCGTGGCGAAGGACTTCAGAGTCGGCCACCAGTCACTCTCTCCCAGGTGTTGGATCCCAAACGCTTCCCACTACTGCTTTCCAACACAAGTCACAAAGGAGAGCTAGTGGTTTTGTTCCCGGTGAGGCTTCCCCGGGTTGTAGGGGTGGAAGGGATGCATGCTCATGGTGCAGGGAACCTCAGAATGTCTTCGACGCACTGAT is from Tenrec ecaudatus isolate mTenEca1 chromosome 2, mTenEca1.hap1, whole genome shotgun sequence and encodes:
- the NXPE3 gene encoding NXPE family member 3 isoform X2; this encodes MWTHFFKLRLVCGVLAVLMVAVLVITVTQVENLDHETVSATFIDSSGQFLSPQVTGISRSPFCGYDHQTLSLQERMEENSLLAALQRQVPDMGPVPFVKSTDPSSSYFVILNAAAFFDVGSQLEVIVHVQDFQRQPKKYGGDYLQARIHSPKLQAGAVGRVVDYQNGFYKVFFTLLWPGKVKVSISLVHPSEGIRVLHQLQEEKPDRVYFKSLFRSGRVSETTECNVCLPEGVPLCNFTDVYTGEPWFCFKPKKLPCSSRINHFKGGYLRGLLTSAESAFFQSGVNIKMPINSSGPDWVTVVPRRRKDTDNPELSQGSGRFPSGYYYANQWRPRDFKMRQFSDPDNVTKCLQRKVVYLFGDSTIRQWFEYLTAFVPDLVEFNLGSPKNVGPFLAVDQKHNILLKYRCHGPPIRFTTVFSSELHYVANELNGIVGGKNTVVAIAVWSHFSTFPWEVYIRRLRNIRRAVVQLLDRSPKTVVVIRAANVQELGPEVSLFNSDWYNFQLDTILRRMFSGVGVYLVDAWEMSQAHYLPHKLHPDEIIVKNQLDLFLSFVCPLET